The following proteins come from a genomic window of Halomarina ordinaria:
- a CDS encoding DUF7546 family protein translates to MSVATARRLLGRTPDGWWLAAAVLVAEALLVVGYFGATGARPTDPRYVVYPFVWINLGVWALVRTRPSPTTRPRRLAAALLAGGYFLLLAWLSGLVDPPTLLGAATAHAHAHGADHSHAHLTGWQFTPSAPGWGPRVAYVGHTGHVYFVPYLAVGYLGLAYLVYARLLEASAAALPGVVGVVSCLGCSFPVLASLSAGGSTAALAAAALSFDVSTAAYVLAVALLAGAGALAGGWET, encoded by the coding sequence GTGAGCGTCGCCACCGCCCGGCGGCTGCTCGGGCGCACGCCGGACGGGTGGTGGCTCGCCGCCGCCGTCCTCGTCGCCGAGGCGCTGCTCGTGGTCGGGTACTTCGGCGCGACCGGCGCCCGACCCACGGACCCCCGGTACGTCGTCTACCCGTTCGTCTGGATAAACCTCGGCGTCTGGGCGCTGGTCCGGACGAGGCCGTCCCCGACCACCCGTCCCCGCCGACTCGCGGCGGCACTCCTCGCCGGCGGCTACTTCCTCCTGCTCGCCTGGCTCTCCGGCCTCGTCGACCCGCCGACCCTGCTGGGGGCCGCGACCGCCCACGCTCACGCCCACGGCGCCGACCACTCCCACGCCCACCTGACGGGCTGGCAGTTCACCCCCTCCGCGCCGGGGTGGGGCCCGCGCGTCGCCTACGTCGGCCACACCGGCCACGTCTACTTCGTCCCGTACCTCGCGGTCGGCTACCTCGGCCTCGCGTACCTCGTCTACGCGCGCCTCCTGGAGGCGAGCGCGGCGGCCCTCCCGGGCGTCGTCGGCGTCGTCTCCTGTCTCGGCTGTAGCTTCCCCGTGCTCGCCTCCCTCTCGGCGGGAGGGTCGACGGCCGCCCTGGCGGCCGCCGCCCTCTCGTTCGACGTCTCGACGGCCGCCTACGTGCTCGCGGTCGCCCTGCTCGCCGGGGCGGGCGCGCTGGCCGGGGGGTGGGAGACGTGA
- a CDS encoding DUF7410 domain-containing protein, translating to MPSPRPPPPTLVPDDATPVVCPYCERPLADERLRALHVAERHGTACTDEERAAAADASDEEADDLFVYHLKVIAAIVLVTFGITYTYVFVLV from the coding sequence ATGCCTTCACCACGTCCACCGCCGCCGACGCTCGTCCCCGACGACGCCACGCCCGTCGTCTGTCCGTACTGCGAGCGACCCCTGGCCGACGAGCGTCTCCGGGCGCTCCACGTCGCCGAGCGCCACGGGACGGCCTGTACGGACGAGGAGCGCGCCGCGGCGGCGGACGCGAGCGACGAGGAGGCCGACGACCTCTTCGTCTACCACCTGAAGGTCATCGCCGCCATCGTCCTCGTCACCTTCGGCATCACCTACACGTACGTGTTCGTCCTGGTCTGA
- a CDS encoding cytochrome C oxidase subunit IV family protein, which translates to MNAKGYTLVYVVLFVAATAQVLVEFAGLAYWTAFGAIIGLSAAKALLVAGYYQHLVSEPRSVSYVVLTGLLAALALTLAAAYSIS; encoded by the coding sequence ATGAACGCGAAAGGCTACACGCTCGTCTACGTCGTCCTGTTCGTCGCCGCCACCGCGCAGGTACTCGTCGAGTTCGCCGGCCTCGCCTACTGGACGGCCTTCGGGGCCATCATCGGGCTCTCGGCGGCGAAGGCGCTACTCGTCGCGGGCTACTACCAGCACCTCGTCAGCGAACCGCGGTCGGTGAGCTACGTCGTCCTCACGGGCCTGCTGGCGGCGCTCGCGCTGACGCTCGCGGCGGCGTACTCCATCAGCTAG
- a CDS encoding cbb3-type cytochrome c oxidase subunit I: MSRRRDGNRTDGGHVHEGGRPVAEGEASHEHGHDLPPQSSIRRWFVTTNHKDVGVLYLVTSLFFLVFGGVLALLIRLQLLESGGTLLSGAAYNQTVTAHGLLMVFWFLSPFAFGFANYVVPLQIGAKDLAFPRLNALSYWLYLASGLLFAVSFFQGGTFSGGWTMYAPLNVPTFMPEVGATTAILALVLFVTSVTVGSVNFITTIHRMRAEGLTLRRMPLFTWTILLTVWMMLFAFAALLAALLILSSDRLLGTTYFAATDAAGSLLWAHLFWFFGHPEVYIVFFPALGAMAEIFQTFTGRRIVGRKWFIAAMVLVALQSFAVWMHHMFLTSINLQVKTLFMATTIGISLPFDLMVFALIYTMLKGRIRFTTPFLFAFGALVLFILGGITGVFLGAVVLDYEFRGTYWVVAHFHYVMVGGVTGLVGGLYYWFPKITGRMYDEFLGKVHFGLYFVGFNLLYFPMFLAWETPRRAFDYPAVFTQWHQLATVGAFVLGASFLVMFYNLYVSLASGEDADACPWTYGTTAEWAVPSPPPLENYPGVPSYSTGALRFLDRPALGAATDGSGGATTRGDGGGYGEGHAESHASVWPFGIGVAAFLLFLGLSGLRDGGPLYLAVALAGTALAAYTLVGLARERFAGPTGPFGESWPFEAVENTKLGMWVFLASDVVLFGAFIGSYVFIRVAFGWGAWEVVPHDPLPGLVNTYLLLTSSFAVVLALVAAERGSRRGVVAALGATFVLGVGFLVNKGIEWYELFHEGVWLSTSLESSTFFLTTGLHAAHVVVGLLIVLYMTARANGGAYLDDGRPVEYFGLYWHFVDIVWLFLFPLFYIL, from the coding sequence GTGAGTCGCCGGCGCGACGGGAACCGGACCGACGGCGGGCACGTCCACGAGGGCGGCCGCCCCGTCGCCGAGGGCGAGGCGTCCCACGAGCACGGCCACGACCTGCCGCCGCAGTCGTCGATACGGCGCTGGTTCGTCACGACGAACCACAAGGACGTCGGCGTCCTCTACCTCGTGACGTCGCTGTTCTTCCTCGTCTTCGGCGGCGTCCTCGCCCTGCTCATCCGCCTGCAGTTGCTCGAGTCGGGCGGAACGCTCCTCTCGGGGGCGGCGTACAACCAGACCGTCACGGCCCACGGCCTGCTGATGGTGTTCTGGTTCCTCTCGCCGTTCGCCTTCGGGTTCGCCAACTACGTCGTCCCGCTGCAGATCGGCGCGAAGGACCTCGCGTTCCCGCGGCTGAACGCGCTGTCGTACTGGCTCTACCTCGCCTCGGGGTTGCTGTTCGCCGTCTCCTTCTTCCAGGGCGGGACGTTCTCCGGCGGGTGGACGATGTACGCGCCGCTCAACGTCCCCACGTTCATGCCGGAGGTGGGGGCGACGACGGCGATACTGGCGCTCGTCCTGTTCGTCACGTCGGTGACCGTGGGGTCGGTGAACTTCATCACGACCATCCACCGGATGCGCGCGGAGGGGTTGACCCTGCGTCGGATGCCGCTGTTCACGTGGACCATCCTGCTGACGGTGTGGATGATGCTGTTCGCGTTCGCGGCGTTGCTCGCGGCGCTGCTCATCCTCTCGTCGGACCGCCTGCTCGGAACGACCTACTTCGCCGCCACCGACGCCGCCGGGTCGCTCCTGTGGGCGCACCTGTTCTGGTTCTTCGGCCACCCCGAGGTGTACATCGTCTTCTTCCCGGCGCTCGGCGCGATGGCCGAGATATTCCAGACGTTCACCGGACGGCGCATCGTCGGGCGCAAGTGGTTCATCGCCGCGATGGTGCTCGTGGCGCTGCAGTCGTTCGCCGTCTGGATGCACCACATGTTCCTCACGAGCATCAACCTCCAGGTGAAGACGCTGTTCATGGCGACGACCATCGGCATCTCGCTCCCGTTCGACCTGATGGTGTTCGCGCTCATCTACACGATGCTGAAGGGGCGCATCCGCTTCACGACGCCCTTCCTGTTCGCCTTCGGCGCGCTCGTGCTGTTCATCCTCGGGGGCATCACCGGCGTCTTCCTCGGGGCGGTGGTCCTCGACTACGAGTTCCGGGGGACGTACTGGGTCGTCGCGCACTTCCACTACGTGATGGTCGGCGGGGTGACGGGGCTCGTCGGCGGCCTCTACTACTGGTTCCCGAAGATAACGGGGCGGATGTACGACGAGTTCCTCGGAAAGGTCCACTTCGGGCTGTACTTCGTCGGGTTCAACCTGCTCTACTTCCCGATGTTCCTCGCCTGGGAGACGCCCCGGCGGGCGTTCGACTACCCGGCGGTGTTCACCCAGTGGCACCAGCTCGCGACCGTGGGGGCGTTCGTGCTGGGCGCGTCGTTCCTCGTCATGTTCTACAACCTCTACGTCAGCCTCGCGAGCGGCGAGGACGCCGACGCCTGCCCGTGGACCTACGGCACCACCGCGGAGTGGGCGGTACCGTCGCCGCCGCCGCTCGAGAACTACCCCGGCGTCCCGAGTTACAGCACCGGTGCGCTGCGGTTCCTCGACCGCCCGGCGCTCGGCGCCGCGACGGACGGGAGTGGGGGGGCGACGACGCGGGGCGACGGTGGCGGGTACGGGGAGGGACACGCCGAGAGCCACGCGAGCGTCTGGCCGTTCGGCATCGGCGTCGCCGCCTTCCTCCTCTTCCTGGGGCTCTCCGGGCTCCGGGACGGCGGCCCGCTCTACCTCGCCGTCGCGCTCGCCGGCACCGCCCTCGCGGCGTACACCCTCGTCGGGCTGGCGCGCGAGCGCTTCGCCGGCCCGACGGGCCCGTTCGGCGAGTCGTGGCCCTTCGAGGCCGTCGAGAACACCAAACTCGGGATGTGGGTGTTCCTCGCGAGCGACGTCGTCCTGTTCGGCGCGTTCATCGGCTCGTACGTCTTCATCCGCGTCGCGTTCGGCTGGGGGGCGTGGGAGGTCGTTCCCCACGACCCCCTCCCCGGACTGGTGAACACCTACCTCCTGCTGACGAGTTCGTTCGCCGTCGTGCTGGCGCTCGTCGCGGCCGAACGGGGGAGCCGCCGGGGCGTCGTCGCCGCCCTGGGCGCGACGTTCGTCCTCGGCGTCGGCTTCCTCGTCAACAAGGGCATCGAGTGGTACGAACTGTTCCACGAGGGGGTGTGGCTCTCGACGAGTCTCGAGTCCTCGACGTTCTTCCTCACCACGGGCCTCCACGCCGCGCACGTCGTCGTGGGGCTGCTCATCGTGCTGTACATGACCGCGCGGGCGAACGGCGGGGCGTACCTCGACGACGGCCGGCCGGTGGAGTACTTCGGGCTCTACTGGCACTTCGTCGACATCGTCTGGCTGTTCCTGTTCCCGCTGTTCTACATCCTGTGA
- the coxB gene encoding cytochrome c oxidase subunit II, with the protein MYRPNAGVFVQLDGLVPRGTRTSVFSEIYWVFLLLGTLVGVVVVGYMLYNAYRYRDGADRADDGDAERPRLGELPSGGGKGRKLFLSFAISAVIVVSLVLWTYGTLLFIERPGTAAAAAGDADGEVVEIEVVGRQFIWEFVYPNGHTTTGELRVPEDTQVRLAVTSADVFHNFGVPALRAKADAIPGQTTETWFVADRPGEYEAHCYELCGAGHSEMKATVVVMERGEYEEWYAGTEGDRNATGGNETSENATSENATNAGASVVAAGGERA; encoded by the coding sequence ATGTACCGACCGAACGCGGGGGTGTTCGTCCAGCTAGACGGACTCGTACCGAGGGGAACGCGGACGAGCGTCTTCTCGGAGATCTACTGGGTGTTCCTGCTCCTCGGGACGCTCGTCGGGGTCGTCGTCGTCGGCTACATGCTGTACAACGCCTACCGCTACCGCGACGGTGCCGACCGGGCCGACGACGGGGACGCCGAACGCCCGCGCCTCGGCGAGTTGCCGAGCGGCGGCGGCAAGGGACGAAAGCTCTTCCTCTCGTTCGCCATCAGCGCCGTCATCGTCGTCTCGCTCGTCCTCTGGACGTACGGGACCCTGCTGTTCATCGAGCGCCCCGGGACCGCGGCCGCCGCCGCGGGGGACGCAGACGGCGAGGTCGTCGAGATAGAGGTCGTCGGCCGGCAGTTCATCTGGGAATTCGTCTACCCGAACGGTCACACGACGACCGGTGAACTGCGCGTCCCGGAGGACACGCAGGTCCGACTGGCCGTCACCTCGGCGGACGTGTTCCACAACTTCGGCGTCCCCGCGTTGCGCGCGAAGGCGGACGCCATCCCCGGCCAGACCACCGAGACGTGGTTCGTCGCCGACCGCCCCGGCGAGTACGAGGCCCACTGCTACGAACTGTGCGGGGCCGGCCACTCCGAGATGAAGGCGACCGTCGTCGTGATGGAGCGCGGCGAGTACGAGGAGTGGTACGCCGGGACCGAAGGGGACCGAAACGCGACGGGCGGGAACGAAACGAGTGAGAACGCGACGAGTGAGAACGCGACGAACGCGGGGGCGTCGGTCGTCGCGGCCGGAGGTGAGCGCGCGTGA
- a CDS encoding DUF6789 family protein, whose translation MADTSQEFDDPTLAEQVAEYDRLFGIVADGVIGAAGGLAGTALMTGVLFLAASVGAFSFASFASLTEPVGLSDVSSPVTVGYLIFLANGMVPWPLLFAALMEYLPGERPPVSGLFFGGALWTGFVMGFYSGFTGLTLVLYLGFTLAAHLVYGFALGLVFEYLSTRPDSLV comes from the coding sequence ATGGCAGACACGTCCCAGGAGTTCGACGACCCCACGCTGGCGGAACAGGTCGCGGAGTACGACCGCCTGTTCGGCATCGTCGCCGACGGCGTCATCGGGGCGGCGGGCGGCCTCGCCGGGACGGCGCTCATGACGGGCGTCCTCTTCCTCGCCGCGTCGGTGGGCGCGTTCTCGTTCGCCTCGTTCGCATCGCTCACCGAACCCGTCGGCCTCTCCGACGTCTCCTCGCCGGTCACGGTGGGGTACCTCATCTTCCTCGCCAACGGGATGGTGCCGTGGCCGCTGCTGTTCGCGGCGCTGATGGAGTACCTCCCCGGCGAGCGGCCCCCGGTGAGCGGCCTGTTCTTCGGGGGCGCGCTGTGGACGGGCTTCGTGATGGGCTTCTACAGCGGCTTCACGGGACTGACGCTCGTCCTGTACCTCGGGTTCACCCTCGCGGCGCACCTCGTCTACGGGTTCGCCCTCGGCCTCGTCTTCGAGTACCTCTCGACGCGCCCGGACTCGCTGGTCTGA
- a CDS encoding NAD-dependent succinate-semialdehyde dehydrogenase yields the protein MDRINPATGEQLDPVETEDEADVERAVERASEVYPEWSGRRMEERQKLLARAGDVLRENKQEYAELMTREMGKPISGALSEVEKCAWACDHYAEKAGEYLADEHIGTEPHADAFVSYEPLGPVLAVMPWNYPFWQVFRFAAPTLTAGNTGLLKHASNVPGCAQAIEEVFREAGYPEGAFQSLIVGSDLVEQVVEDDRVRAVTLTGSEGAGRAVGATAGEQLKPSVLELGGSDPFVVLEDADVEAAAAVGARARTLNSGQSCIAAKRFIAVEEVYDEFLDAFVSEMEALTVGDPMEEETDIGPQAREDLMADLHEQVEDTLSDGAELRTGGEPLDRDGFFYPPTVLTDVPRDATMSCEEVFGPAAAVYEVPDEETAVDLANDSTYGLGGSVWTEDLDRGARVARRIESGCVFVNELTKSDPRIPFGGVKDSGYGRELGEFGIKAFVNEKTVWVQSAADQDV from the coding sequence ATGGACCGTATCAACCCGGCCACTGGCGAGCAACTCGACCCGGTCGAGACGGAGGACGAAGCGGACGTCGAGCGAGCGGTCGAGCGGGCGAGCGAGGTGTATCCGGAGTGGAGCGGCCGACGCATGGAGGAGCGTCAGAAGCTCCTCGCGCGGGCCGGCGACGTCCTCCGGGAGAACAAACAGGAGTACGCGGAGCTGATGACCCGCGAGATGGGCAAGCCCATCTCGGGGGCGCTATCGGAGGTGGAGAAGTGCGCGTGGGCCTGTGACCACTACGCCGAGAAGGCGGGCGAGTACCTCGCCGACGAGCACATCGGGACGGAACCGCACGCCGACGCGTTCGTCTCCTACGAACCGCTCGGACCTGTACTGGCGGTGATGCCGTGGAACTACCCCTTCTGGCAGGTGTTTCGCTTCGCCGCGCCGACGCTGACGGCGGGCAACACGGGATTGCTGAAACACGCTTCGAACGTCCCCGGCTGCGCGCAGGCCATCGAGGAGGTGTTCCGCGAGGCGGGCTACCCCGAGGGGGCCTTCCAGAGCCTCATCGTCGGCTCGGACCTCGTCGAGCAGGTCGTCGAGGACGACCGGGTGCGGGCGGTCACCCTCACCGGGAGCGAGGGGGCGGGGCGAGCGGTGGGGGCGACGGCGGGCGAACAGCTGAAACCCTCGGTGCTAGAACTGGGCGGAAGCGACCCGTTCGTCGTCCTCGAGGACGCGGACGTCGAGGCGGCCGCGGCAGTGGGTGCCCGGGCCCGGACGCTCAACTCGGGGCAGTCCTGCATCGCCGCCAAGCGGTTCATCGCCGTCGAGGAGGTGTACGACGAGTTCCTCGACGCCTTCGTCTCGGAGATGGAGGCGCTGACGGTCGGCGACCCGATGGAGGAGGAAACCGACATCGGTCCGCAGGCCCGCGAGGACCTCATGGCCGACCTCCACGAGCAGGTCGAGGACACGCTGTCGGACGGGGCGGAGCTCCGGACGGGCGGCGAACCGCTCGACCGCGACGGGTTCTTCTACCCGCCGACGGTGCTCACCGACGTCCCGCGCGACGCGACGATGAGCTGTGAGGAGGTGTTCGGCCCCGCCGCCGCGGTCTACGAGGTGCCCGACGAGGAGACGGCGGTCGACCTGGCGAACGACTCCACCTACGGTCTCGGTGGCTCCGTCTGGACGGAGGACCTGGACCGGGGCGCGCGCGTCGCCCGGCGCATCGAGTCGGGGTGTGTGTTCGTCAACGAACTCACCAAGTCCGACCCGCGCATCCCCTTCGGCGGCGTGAAGGACTCGGGCTACGGGCGCGAACTCGGCGAGTTCGGCATCAAGGCGTTCGTCAACGAGAAGACGGTGTGGGTGCAGTCCGCCGCCGACCAGGACGTCTAG
- a CDS encoding SHOCT domain-containing protein encodes MESIPVGVDVPKILVFSYIIENEMDISHTDRLASSLHRAMLGGLLAVFGLVAFGTLFRSLSSGSYLIGVVSLVVLVGCGFWVFSLFETGMNEGNSPPRGIGGTTREDDHPLAELRERYARGELSDDEFEQKTEALLETESDSPSERVSMEDTRLRE; translated from the coding sequence GTGGAGTCCATCCCTGTAGGTGTCGATGTCCCGAAGATACTTGTGTTCAGTTACATTATCGAGAACGAGATGGACATCTCGCACACAGACCGTCTTGCCTCCTCGCTCCATCGAGCGATGCTCGGTGGGCTCTTGGCCGTGTTCGGACTCGTCGCGTTCGGAACGTTGTTTCGCTCGCTGAGTTCGGGCAGTTACCTCATCGGCGTCGTGAGTCTTGTTGTCCTCGTCGGCTGTGGGTTCTGGGTATTCTCCCTCTTTGAGACTGGTATGAACGAAGGGAATTCGCCACCGCGAGGTATTGGTGGTACCACGCGTGAGGATGACCACCCGCTTGCGGAACTCCGAGAGCGATACGCACGTGGTGAACTGTCGGACGACGAGTTCGAACAGAAAACCGAGGCTCTCTTGGAAACCGAATCGGATTCCCCCTCCGAGCGTGTGTCGATGGAGGACACTCGGCTGAGAGAGTGA
- a CDS encoding amphi-Trp domain-containing protein, with protein MSEETTASGDERSVIRSGRNFEQEYRLSASEAGEFLVKLGEQLRDGDELTIVDEEWELPFAFGEPVELEIDFDGMGEPELEIEVEIPGHADDEAPDVVGE; from the coding sequence ATGTCCGAAGAGACCACGGCGTCGGGCGACGAGCGGTCGGTCATCCGTTCGGGACGCAACTTCGAGCAGGAGTACCGACTGAGCGCGAGCGAGGCCGGCGAGTTCCTCGTCAAACTCGGCGAGCAACTGCGCGACGGCGACGAACTCACCATCGTCGACGAGGAGTGGGAGCTCCCCTTCGCGTTCGGCGAACCCGTCGAACTCGAGATCGACTTCGACGGCATGGGCGAACCGGAACTGGAGATCGAAGTCGAGATACCCGGCCACGCGGACGACGAGGCGCCGGACGTCGTCGGCGAGTAG